A single window of Nicotiana sylvestris chromosome 5, ASM39365v2, whole genome shotgun sequence DNA harbors:
- the LOC138868632 gene encoding uncharacterized mitochondrial protein AtMg00860-like, translating into MAPLELEQLPELLYKGFIWPSVSPWGAPVLFVKKKDISMRMCIDYNQLNKVTIKNNREDHKQYLRIVLQTLREKKLYAKFSKCEFCLDSVEFLGHMVSSEGIKVDPKKIDAVQSWPKPSTATEIQSFLGLASYYRHFMEEFSSIAVSLTRLRQKGSTFRWSDECEESF; encoded by the exons atGGCACCACTAGAGTTGGAACAGTTACCTGAATTGCTTTATAAGGGTTTCAtatggcctagtgtgtcaccttggggtgcaccagtactatttgtgaagaagaaagacatttctatgaggatgtgcattgactacaaccagttgaacaaggttactatcaagaacaa CCGGGAGGATCATAAGCAATATTtgaggattgtgcttcagactttaagggagaagaagctatatgctaaattctccaagtgtgagttttgtttAGACTCGGTGGAATTCTTGGGCCACATGGTATCTagtgaggggattaaggtggatccgaagaagattgatgcggttcaaagttggcccaaaccatctaCTGCTACTGAGATCCAGAGTTTCCTTGGGCTGGCTAGCTACTATCGCCATTTTATGGAggagttttcatctatagcagtcTCATTGACTAGATTGAGGCAGAAGGGTTCCACATTCAGGTGgtctgatgagtgtgaggagagcttttag